The Sinomonas sp. P10A9 genome includes a window with the following:
- the iolB gene encoding 5-deoxy-glucuronate isomerase: MAEWVYPLGSASDGAWQVSLGPTAAGNSSAPAVPGWAHTGIKVAVLAPGASVSLNAAGEERIVVPLEGSFEVTVDGVAHHLRGRASVFAGPSDVLYTGIGRTAVISSAEGGRVAVALAPAKEEYPTRLVRAEETPVELRGAGNCSRQVHNFGTPAALEADRFIVCEVITPGGNWSSYPPHKHDEEKDGETFLEEIYYFETRLAPDSPIAGGHADAGQDPVGYARVYASDERPIDVNAEVRTGDVVLVPYGWHGPAMAAPGYDLYYLNVMAGPGRVREWLISDDPHHGWVRSTWDAQQVDPRLPFSA, encoded by the coding sequence ATGGCAGAGTGGGTCTACCCCCTCGGCAGCGCGTCCGACGGCGCGTGGCAGGTTTCGCTCGGCCCGACGGCAGCAGGGAACAGCAGCGCTCCCGCCGTTCCGGGCTGGGCGCACACGGGCATCAAGGTGGCCGTGCTCGCTCCCGGCGCCTCGGTCTCCCTCAATGCCGCCGGCGAGGAACGCATCGTCGTCCCTCTCGAGGGCTCGTTCGAGGTGACGGTCGACGGCGTCGCGCACCACCTGCGTGGCCGCGCCTCGGTCTTCGCGGGCCCGAGCGACGTCCTCTACACGGGGATCGGCAGGACCGCGGTGATCTCGAGTGCCGAGGGCGGCCGGGTCGCCGTCGCGCTTGCACCCGCGAAGGAGGAGTACCCCACGCGGCTCGTGCGCGCTGAGGAGACGCCCGTGGAGCTGCGCGGCGCCGGCAACTGCTCGCGCCAGGTGCACAACTTCGGGACCCCCGCCGCCCTCGAGGCGGACCGCTTCATCGTGTGCGAGGTCATCACGCCCGGCGGCAACTGGTCCTCGTACCCGCCGCACAAGCACGATGAGGAGAAGGACGGCGAGACCTTCCTCGAGGAGATCTACTACTTCGAGACGCGCCTCGCCCCGGACTCCCCCATCGCGGGCGGACACGCCGATGCCGGCCAGGACCCCGTGGGCTACGCCCGGGTCTATGCCTCCGACGAGCGCCCCATCGACGTCAACGCCGAGGTGCGCACGGGCGACGTCGTGCTCGTCCCCTACGGCTGGCACGGCCCGGCGATGGCCGCGCCCGGCTACGACCTGTACTACCTGAACGTCATGGCGGGCCCAGGCCGCGTGCGCGAGTGGCTCATCAGCGACGATCCCCACCACGGCTGGGTCCGCTCAACGTGGGACGCCCAGCAGGTGGACCCTCGCCTGCCCTTCTCCGCCTAG
- a CDS encoding GntR family transcriptional regulator has protein sequence MATALNIPIDRSSPVPLYHQVVQGIEGMIRSGALEPGSKLENEIELAAQLNLSRPTMRKAMDELVRAGLLVRKRGVGTQVVASQVRRHLELSSLFDDLARGGKAPATRVLSFRHGPAEPEIAETLQLPPGVGVYHFTRLRSVDEKPLALMENWVRDDVAELTEVGLRDHGMYQILRDAGVNFRLANQRIGAAVADAHQAELLEVAAGSALVTMERTAVDDTGRSVETGRHAYRADSYSFEMTLVQR, from the coding sequence ATGGCCACAGCCCTCAACATCCCCATCGACCGCTCATCACCGGTCCCCCTGTACCACCAGGTAGTCCAGGGCATCGAGGGGATGATCCGCAGCGGTGCCCTCGAGCCGGGCTCCAAGCTCGAGAACGAGATCGAGCTCGCCGCGCAGCTCAACCTTTCCCGCCCCACGATGCGCAAGGCCATGGACGAGCTCGTGCGTGCGGGGCTCCTCGTGCGCAAGCGTGGGGTCGGCACCCAGGTCGTCGCAAGCCAAGTGCGCCGGCACCTCGAGCTCTCGAGCCTCTTCGACGACCTCGCGCGCGGCGGCAAGGCACCCGCTACCCGGGTGCTCAGCTTCCGCCACGGCCCGGCAGAGCCGGAGATCGCCGAGACGCTCCAGCTTCCGCCGGGCGTCGGCGTCTACCACTTCACGCGCCTCCGCTCGGTGGACGAGAAGCCACTCGCGCTCATGGAGAACTGGGTGCGGGACGACGTCGCCGAACTCACCGAGGTGGGACTCAGGGACCACGGCATGTACCAGATCCTGCGGGACGCGGGCGTGAACTTCCGGCTCGCCAACCAGCGGATCGGCGCGGCGGTCGCGGACGCGCACCAGGCCGAGCTGCTCGAGGTCGCCGCGGGCTCCGCGCTCGTGACCATGGAACGCACGGCCGTGGACGATACGGGCCGCAGCGTAGAAACGGGGCGGCATGCGTACCGAGCCGATTCCTACAGCTTCGAAATGACGCTCGTCCAGCGCTGA
- a CDS encoding substrate-binding domain-containing protein has translation MTKFSWRQGAIVALAVPMLALAACSAGGKTATDTAAGGGQAVSTPRMKVALITHAAAGDTFWDIVRKGAEEAASKDNVDLQYLNDPEAGRQAQLVQQAIDQKVDGIALTMATPDALKDVVKKATDAGIPVVSLNAGEDASAKLGAFTHFGSNEKLAGEAVGTKLASDGYKHPVCVIQQQGHVGLEARCAGVKAKVPGTEILYVNGQDMTSVQSTATAKLQATKDADVIIGLGAPITLTLLKSVSDAGSSAKVASFDLNAELAQDIVDGKVLFTVDQQPWLQGYMSVDALWQNKRGGFKIGGGQPVLTGPTIVDKSNASDVVKFAKQGVR, from the coding sequence GTGACCAAATTCTCGTGGCGCCAAGGAGCGATCGTGGCGCTCGCAGTGCCGATGCTCGCCCTCGCCGCCTGTTCGGCGGGCGGGAAGACGGCGACCGATACGGCCGCAGGCGGCGGCCAGGCCGTCTCGACCCCCAGGATGAAGGTCGCCCTCATCACGCACGCCGCCGCCGGCGACACGTTCTGGGACATCGTGCGCAAGGGGGCTGAGGAGGCCGCGTCCAAGGACAACGTCGACCTCCAGTACCTCAACGACCCCGAGGCCGGCCGCCAGGCGCAGCTCGTGCAGCAGGCCATCGACCAGAAGGTGGATGGCATCGCCCTCACGATGGCAACCCCGGACGCGCTCAAGGACGTCGTCAAGAAGGCTACCGACGCGGGCATCCCGGTCGTGAGCTTGAACGCTGGCGAGGACGCTTCAGCCAAGCTCGGAGCGTTCACGCACTTCGGCTCGAACGAGAAGCTCGCCGGTGAGGCCGTGGGCACCAAGCTCGCCTCGGACGGCTACAAGCACCCCGTCTGCGTCATCCAGCAGCAGGGCCACGTGGGGCTCGAGGCCCGGTGCGCCGGCGTGAAGGCCAAGGTCCCGGGCACCGAGATCCTCTACGTCAACGGCCAGGACATGACCTCGGTGCAGTCCACGGCCACGGCGAAGCTGCAGGCCACGAAGGATGCCGATGTGATCATCGGCCTCGGCGCCCCGATCACGCTGACCCTGCTCAAGTCCGTCTCTGATGCCGGCAGCTCGGCCAAGGTGGCGAGCTTCGACCTCAACGCCGAACTCGCCCAGGACATCGTTGACGGCAAGGTGCTCTTCACGGTGGACCAGCAGCCGTGGCTGCAGGGCTACATGTCGGTGGACGCGCTCTGGCAGAACAAGCGCGGCGGGTTCAAGATCGGTGGTGGGCAGCCGGTGCTGACCGGCCCGACCATCGTTGACAAGTCCAACGCCTCCGACGTCGTCAAATTCGCCAAGCAAGGCGTCCGCTAA
- a CDS encoding ABC transporter permease — protein sequence MATATLPSAPAPAAKDERVGRRGPFQKLLGRPEVGALAAAVVLFIFFAAVSGTFLQPNALATVLYGSSTIGIMAVGVSLLMIGGEFDLSSGVAVISSALTASLFSWNFGMNVWVGVLLALVVSLGIGFVNGWILVKTKLPSFIVTLATFLMLTGLNLALTRLIGGAVSSPSIAQMEGFGAAKAVFASSVNIGGVEFKITILYWIVLVVVASWVLLRTKVGNWIFAAGGDANAARAVGVPVTATKIGLFMGVGLCGWLLGMHNLFAFDAVQSGEGVGNEFLYIIAAVIGGCLLTGGYGSAVGGAIGAFIFGMANKGIVYAQWNPDWFKFFLGLMLLLATIVNLIVKKRAERA from the coding sequence ATGGCAACTGCAACCTTGCCGTCGGCGCCCGCGCCGGCTGCCAAAGACGAGCGGGTCGGGCGTCGTGGCCCGTTCCAGAAGCTGTTGGGCCGTCCGGAGGTCGGGGCGCTGGCGGCCGCGGTCGTGCTGTTCATCTTCTTCGCGGCGGTCTCGGGGACGTTCCTGCAGCCCAACGCGCTCGCGACGGTCCTGTACGGGTCCTCCACGATCGGGATCATGGCGGTGGGGGTCTCGCTGCTGATGATCGGGGGCGAGTTCGACCTGTCCTCGGGCGTGGCGGTGATCTCCTCGGCCCTGACCGCGTCCCTGTTCTCCTGGAACTTCGGGATGAACGTGTGGGTCGGGGTCCTGCTGGCCCTGGTGGTCTCGCTGGGGATCGGGTTCGTGAACGGGTGGATCCTGGTCAAGACGAAGCTGCCCTCCTTCATCGTGACCCTGGCCACGTTCCTGATGCTCACGGGCCTGAACCTGGCCCTGACCCGCCTGATCGGCGGGGCGGTGTCCTCGCCCTCGATCGCCCAGATGGAGGGGTTCGGCGCGGCCAAGGCGGTCTTCGCGTCCTCGGTGAACATCGGCGGGGTCGAGTTCAAGATCACCATCCTGTACTGGATCGTGCTGGTCGTGGTCGCGTCCTGGGTCCTGCTGCGCACCAAGGTCGGGAACTGGATCTTCGCCGCGGGCGGGGACGCGAACGCCGCCCGCGCGGTCGGGGTCCCGGTCACCGCGACCAAGATCGGCCTGTTCATGGGCGTGGGGCTGTGCGGGTGGCTGCTGGGCATGCACAACCTGTTCGCGTTCGACGCGGTCCAGTCCGGTGAGGGCGTGGGCAACGAGTTCCTCTACATCATCGCCGCGGTCATCGGCGGGTGCCTGCTCACCGGCGGGTACGGCTCGGCCGTGGGCGGGGCGATCGGCGCGTTCATCTTCGGCATGGCCAACAAGGGCATCGTGTACGCGCAGTGGAACCCGGACTGGTTCAAGTTCTTCCTGGGCCTGATGCTCCTGCTGGCCACGATCGTGAACCTCATCGTCAAGAAGCGCGCAGAGCGCGCCTGA
- a CDS encoding ATP-binding cassette domain-containing protein — protein sequence MAEHISNQEILAKAGETDPLTDRPVHLLRLDGVGKHYGNVIALREVTMAVDNGRVTCVLGDNGAGKSTLIKIIAGLHQHDAGTFTIMGEERKLSSPREALDAGIAAVYQDLAVVSLMPIWRNFFLGSELTTGFGPFKRMDVNRMKETTRTELAAMGIDLRDVEQPIGQLSGGERQCVAIARAVYFGAKVLILDEPTAALGVKQSGVVLRYILQARDRGLGVIFITHNPHHAFPVGDRFLLLKRGRSIGYYDKKDITLEELTAQMAGGAELAELAHELEQLGGHTQALQEAKAEAEAVQAEAPKAESPTA from the coding sequence ATGGCAGAGCACATCAGCAACCAGGAGATCCTGGCCAAGGCGGGGGAGACCGACCCCCTCACCGACCGGCCCGTGCACCTGCTGCGCCTGGACGGCGTGGGCAAGCACTACGGCAACGTCATCGCCCTGCGGGAGGTGACCATGGCCGTGGACAACGGCCGCGTCACCTGCGTCCTGGGCGACAACGGGGCGGGGAAGTCGACCCTGATCAAGATCATCGCCGGCCTGCACCAGCACGACGCCGGCACCTTCACCATCATGGGCGAGGAACGCAAGCTCTCCTCCCCGAGGGAGGCCCTGGACGCGGGCATCGCCGCGGTCTACCAGGACCTCGCGGTGGTCTCCCTCATGCCGATCTGGCGCAACTTCTTCCTCGGCTCCGAGCTGACCACCGGGTTCGGCCCGTTCAAGCGCATGGACGTGAACCGGATGAAGGAGACCACCAGGACCGAGCTGGCGGCCATGGGCATCGACCTGCGCGACGTCGAGCAGCCCATCGGCCAGCTCTCCGGCGGCGAGCGGCAGTGCGTGGCCATCGCCAGGGCCGTGTACTTCGGGGCCAAGGTCCTGATCCTGGACGAGCCCACCGCCGCCCTGGGCGTGAAGCAGTCCGGCGTGGTCCTGCGCTACATCCTCCAGGCCCGCGACCGCGGCCTCGGCGTCATCTTCATCACCCACAACCCCCACCACGCCTTCCCCGTCGGGGACCGCTTCCTGCTCCTGAAGCGCGGCCGCTCCATCGGCTACTACGACAAGAAGGACATCACCCTGGAAGAACTCACCGCCCAGATGGCCGGCGGCGCCGAACTCGCCGAACTCGCCCACGAACTCGAACAGCTCGGCGGCCACACCCAAGCCCTCCAAGAAGCCAAAGCCGAAGCCGAAGCCGTCCAAGCCGAAGCACCCAAGGCGGAGTCGCCCACAGCCTGA
- a CDS encoding Gfo/Idh/MocA family oxidoreductase, translating into MTIRVGVIGAGIMGADHVRNLAGAVSGASVSLVADLDADRAAAAAGPAGARSTTDPRALITDDEVDAVVIASHDSTHAELLTACLDARKPVLCEKPLAPTVEEGRTVVEAEEAVAAELGRSLVSLGFMRRFDPAHTELRRRLAAGELGEVLVAHCVSRNVRSAPDATNISAITNSAIHELDSMPWLLRTSVSEVAWVSGRKASSLAPAGLQDPALMLLRMEDGTLVTLELFLNAEYGYSTRLEVVGERGTASFTESPLLEYNLDRRRATEYPADWRPRFADAYRIELQAWIDSLRTGAPSPLATARDGLRASEIGAALVASIDAGGAFVKVVHA; encoded by the coding sequence ATGACCATCCGCGTGGGCGTCATCGGCGCCGGAATCATGGGTGCCGACCATGTGCGCAACCTCGCCGGCGCGGTGAGCGGCGCCTCCGTCTCGCTCGTTGCGGACCTCGACGCCGACCGCGCGGCTGCCGCCGCCGGGCCGGCCGGCGCGCGAAGCACCACCGACCCGCGGGCGCTCATCACGGACGACGAGGTTGACGCGGTCGTCATCGCGTCCCACGACTCCACCCACGCCGAGCTCCTCACCGCCTGCCTCGATGCACGCAAGCCCGTCCTGTGCGAGAAGCCCCTCGCCCCCACGGTCGAGGAGGGCCGGACCGTGGTCGAGGCAGAGGAGGCCGTCGCCGCGGAGCTGGGCCGCAGCCTCGTCTCCCTCGGATTCATGCGGCGCTTCGATCCCGCGCACACCGAGCTCAGGCGGCGCCTCGCCGCGGGCGAGCTCGGCGAGGTGCTCGTGGCGCACTGCGTGAGCCGCAACGTCCGCTCCGCCCCGGACGCGACGAACATCTCGGCCATCACCAACTCGGCGATCCACGAGCTCGATTCGATGCCGTGGCTGCTCCGCACCTCGGTGTCCGAGGTCGCGTGGGTCTCGGGCCGGAAGGCGTCCTCGCTCGCGCCCGCGGGCCTCCAGGACCCCGCGCTCATGCTGCTGCGGATGGAGGACGGCACGCTCGTGACCCTCGAGCTGTTCCTCAACGCCGAGTACGGCTACTCGACGCGGCTTGAGGTTGTGGGGGAGCGCGGTACCGCCAGCTTCACCGAGTCCCCTCTGCTCGAGTACAACCTCGATCGGCGCCGGGCGACCGAGTACCCCGCCGACTGGCGCCCCCGCTTCGCCGACGCGTACCGGATCGAGCTCCAGGCATGGATCGACTCGCTGCGGACGGGCGCGCCGTCGCCCCTCGCGACTGCACGCGACGGGCTCCGCGCCTCGGAGATCGGCGCCGCCCTTGTAGCCTCGATCGACGCCGGCGGCGCATTCGTGAAGGTAGTCCACGCGTGA
- a CDS encoding Gfo/Idh/MocA family protein codes for MSVFEFPVSRVPDAAEAPSLRWGIAGPGWIAERFAESLALHGSQRVTAVGSRSLDRAQAFAAPRGLRPHGSYESLAADPDVDIVYVATPHTAHRDVALIALGAGRHVLVEKPIGISAAEAHEIADAARSRGLFAAEALWTAFLPSYDVARQLIRGGHLGELSTVLGDYGEYLPPSHRAHDPALAGGPLLDLGIYLLALATDILGEPDRVLGLGSPLANGVNGQLSALLGFPGGAQATLTTTMLGFTPAQLTVVGTEAALTFDGPFNSPGGLTVRTADGEAHRWEGTPGDHVAGLHFQAAAVARAIAAGQTEVAERPLHLSILALRVADELRRQAAIVYPGE; via the coding sequence GTGAGCGTGTTCGAGTTCCCCGTATCGCGCGTGCCCGACGCCGCCGAGGCGCCCAGCTTGCGGTGGGGGATCGCTGGGCCGGGCTGGATCGCCGAGCGGTTCGCGGAATCGCTCGCCCTGCACGGGTCCCAGCGGGTCACGGCCGTCGGGTCCCGCTCGCTCGACCGGGCGCAGGCGTTCGCGGCGCCCCGTGGGCTGAGGCCCCACGGCTCGTACGAATCGCTCGCCGCGGACCCCGACGTCGACATCGTCTACGTTGCCACGCCGCATACTGCGCACCGTGACGTTGCCCTGATCGCGCTCGGGGCGGGCCGGCACGTTCTCGTCGAGAAGCCCATCGGGATCAGCGCGGCCGAGGCGCACGAGATCGCCGACGCCGCTCGGTCCCGCGGCCTCTTCGCCGCCGAGGCGCTCTGGACCGCGTTCCTGCCCTCGTACGACGTCGCGCGGCAGCTCATCCGCGGCGGACACCTCGGCGAGCTGAGCACCGTCCTGGGCGACTACGGCGAGTACCTCCCGCCGAGCCACCGTGCGCACGACCCGGCCCTCGCCGGAGGCCCGCTCCTCGATCTCGGCATCTACCTCCTCGCCCTCGCCACGGACATCCTCGGCGAGCCAGACCGCGTCCTGGGGCTCGGGTCGCCACTGGCCAACGGGGTGAACGGACAGCTTTCGGCCCTGCTCGGGTTCCCCGGCGGCGCCCAGGCTACGCTCACCACCACGATGCTCGGATTCACGCCCGCGCAGCTCACCGTGGTCGGCACCGAGGCGGCCCTGACATTCGACGGCCCGTTCAACTCGCCGGGCGGCCTGACCGTGCGTACCGCCGACGGCGAGGCCCACCGCTGGGAGGGCACGCCTGGCGATCACGTGGCCGGGCTGCACTTCCAGGCCGCCGCGGTGGCCCGGGCCATCGCCGCGGGGCAGACCGAGGTGGCCGAACGGCCACTCCACCTCAGCATCCTTGCCTTGCGCGTCGCGGACGAGCTGCGACGCCAGGCCGCGATCGTGTACCCGGGGGAGTAA
- a CDS encoding sugar phosphate isomerase/epimerase family protein gives MELGLITDSLGGRPLEDVLDVAAELGLDGVELATGNWSEAPHADLPQLVASAAARTRLADAVASRGLTLSALNANGNQLHPVTGAEHDKVVRDTITVAGEMGVPTVVLMSGLPSARGERTPNWITTSWPPETLEVLEYQWNEVAIPYWTDLAEHARTRGVRLAVEMHGRQLVFNVATMLRLRVAVGEDVVGANLDPSHLMWMGADILAVVQALGSAIFHVHAKDARVERRNADVNGILDTLPPSRAAARSWNYVTLGLGHPGGTGFWGDFVYALRSVGYDGPLNIEHEDVLVSSGEGVRRAAELLQSVLIRDAPDWAPARI, from the coding sequence ATGGAGCTTGGGCTGATTACAGATTCGTTGGGTGGCCGACCGCTTGAGGACGTCCTGGACGTTGCCGCGGAGCTGGGGCTCGACGGCGTCGAGCTTGCCACGGGAAACTGGTCCGAGGCGCCCCACGCCGATCTCCCGCAGCTCGTCGCGAGTGCCGCGGCGCGCACGAGGCTCGCGGACGCCGTCGCGAGTCGGGGGCTCACGCTCAGCGCGCTGAACGCCAACGGCAATCAGCTGCATCCGGTCACGGGCGCGGAGCATGACAAGGTGGTCCGGGACACGATCACGGTGGCCGGCGAAATGGGGGTTCCCACGGTCGTCCTCATGTCCGGCCTCCCGAGCGCCCGGGGCGAGCGGACGCCGAACTGGATCACCACGTCCTGGCCGCCCGAGACGCTTGAGGTGCTCGAGTACCAGTGGAACGAGGTGGCCATCCCGTACTGGACGGATCTCGCTGAGCACGCCCGGACCCGCGGCGTTCGGCTGGCCGTGGAGATGCATGGCCGCCAGCTCGTGTTCAACGTCGCGACGATGCTGCGCCTGCGGGTCGCGGTGGGCGAGGACGTGGTCGGCGCGAACCTCGACCCCTCGCACCTGATGTGGATGGGAGCCGACATCCTCGCGGTCGTCCAGGCCCTCGGGTCCGCGATCTTCCACGTCCACGCGAAGGATGCCCGGGTGGAGCGTCGGAACGCCGACGTCAACGGCATCCTCGACACTCTGCCGCCTTCCCGGGCCGCCGCCCGGTCGTGGAATTACGTGACGCTCGGCCTGGGCCACCCTGGAGGGACCGGATTCTGGGGGGACTTCGTGTATGCGCTCCGTTCGGTCGGCTACGACGGGCCGCTCAACATCGAGCACGAGGACGTCCTGGTGTCCTCTGGGGAGGGTGTGCGCCGCGCCGCTGAGCTGCTCCAGTCTGTCCTGATCCGTGATGCTCCCGACTGGGCACCAGCCCGGATCTAA
- a CDS encoding LacI family DNA-binding transcriptional regulator produces MPTDPIPRPTIYDVAQLAGVSKSLVSLVLRDAPHVSDVRREAVLAAIEELGYRPSPAASALASQRTRTVGVLIDDFHNPWFVELLAGLRSILDPAGYTASVADLQLEAASGRNPVDGFLAQHVDALVIAADPAEGTLDGVGAPIVVAGTREFGAAADAALVADVVAGDDALGARLATEHLIRLGHRSIGHLTGSSGPGAQRRRGYEEAMQAAGLDPLVFGERGGTSEADGYAAACALLDAHPGITGVVAANDVMAVGALAALRERGLTVPADVSVVGHDDSPLAAYRYLALTSVDGHSREVGAESARTLLARFEDPGMPPHRKLLEPSLVVRGSTAPPRA; encoded by the coding sequence GTGCCGACCGACCCCATCCCCCGCCCGACGATCTACGACGTCGCGCAGCTGGCCGGCGTCTCCAAGTCGCTCGTCTCGCTGGTCCTGAGGGACGCGCCGCACGTGAGCGACGTCCGGCGCGAGGCCGTCCTCGCGGCGATCGAGGAGCTCGGCTACCGGCCCTCCCCAGCCGCGAGTGCCCTCGCGAGCCAGCGGACCCGCACGGTCGGCGTCCTCATCGACGACTTCCACAACCCGTGGTTCGTCGAGCTCCTCGCGGGTCTGCGCTCCATCCTCGACCCAGCCGGGTACACAGCGAGCGTCGCGGACCTCCAGCTCGAGGCCGCCTCGGGGCGCAACCCCGTGGACGGCTTCCTCGCGCAGCATGTCGACGCGCTCGTCATCGCCGCGGACCCCGCCGAGGGGACGCTGGACGGCGTGGGCGCGCCGATCGTCGTCGCCGGCACCAGAGAGTTCGGGGCCGCGGCCGACGCCGCGCTGGTCGCCGACGTCGTCGCGGGCGACGACGCGCTCGGAGCCCGCCTGGCGACCGAGCACCTGATCAGGCTGGGCCACCGGAGCATCGGCCACCTGACCGGGAGCAGTGGTCCCGGTGCTCAGCGGCGGCGGGGCTACGAGGAGGCGATGCAGGCGGCAGGGCTCGACCCGCTGGTCTTCGGGGAGCGCGGCGGGACCTCCGAGGCCGACGGCTACGCCGCAGCGTGCGCCCTGCTCGACGCGCACCCCGGGATCACGGGCGTCGTTGCGGCCAACGACGTCATGGCCGTCGGCGCCCTCGCCGCCCTGCGCGAGCGGGGCCTGACCGTGCCCGCGGATGTCTCCGTGGTGGGCCACGACGACTCGCCGCTGGCCGCGTACCGGTACCTCGCCCTCACGAGCGTGGACGGACACTCCCGAGAGGTGGGCGCCGAGTCCGCGAGGACGCTCCTGGCCCGGTTCGAGGACCCGGGGATGCCGCCACACCGAAAGCTGCTCGAGCCCTCGCTCGTCGTCCGGGGCTCGACCGCGCCGCCGCGGGCTTAG
- a CDS encoding Gfo/Idh/MocA family protein, whose amino-acid sequence MSKPLGVAVIGAGMAGKAHAAAYRTASTLYKPTLPEIRLVSIGDVNAEFGQAAATRFGYARHDSSWQAIAEADDIDVVSVVIANSLHREVVEGLLAAGKHVLCEKPLSDTLADARAMADAARAAEERGVLGRIGFTYRRTPGIAAIRKLIQDGTLGRPLHFSGRYWTDYGCSPQAPMSWRYKGGPGSGALADVGSHLAYVGEFLCGDIQSVSGGQLSTAITERPLPLGAVMGHDHAAVSDKLEPVENDDVASFSAEFASCIGSLSVSRVASGHANSLMFEVFCENGAALFDQRRPAEIGLFLNEGPYAQNGYRQVILGPDHPYIAGGLAMDAPSVGFGQNDAFGYQARAFLEEVAGLSESDSLPRNATFDEGVRNMEILGAVAQSAADSGRRVEVPSAQKPTAAVVR is encoded by the coding sequence ATGAGCAAGCCCCTTGGCGTCGCCGTCATCGGCGCAGGCATGGCCGGCAAGGCCCATGCCGCCGCCTACCGCACCGCGAGCACCCTGTACAAGCCCACGCTGCCCGAGATCCGCCTCGTCTCGATCGGCGACGTCAACGCGGAATTCGGGCAGGCCGCCGCGACCCGCTTCGGCTACGCGCGCCACGACTCCTCGTGGCAGGCCATCGCCGAGGCGGACGACATCGACGTCGTGAGCGTCGTCATCGCCAACTCGCTCCACCGCGAGGTGGTCGAGGGCCTCCTCGCCGCCGGCAAGCATGTCCTGTGCGAGAAGCCTCTCTCCGACACGCTCGCCGATGCCCGCGCGATGGCCGACGCCGCGAGGGCCGCGGAGGAGCGCGGCGTCCTGGGCCGCATCGGCTTCACCTACCGCCGCACGCCCGGCATCGCCGCGATCCGCAAGCTCATCCAGGACGGCACCCTCGGCCGCCCGCTCCACTTCTCGGGCCGCTACTGGACCGACTACGGCTGCAGCCCGCAGGCCCCCATGAGCTGGCGCTACAAGGGCGGCCCCGGCTCGGGCGCGCTCGCCGACGTGGGCAGCCACCTCGCCTATGTGGGCGAGTTCCTGTGCGGAGACATCCAGTCCGTCTCCGGCGGCCAGCTCTCCACCGCGATCACGGAGCGCCCGCTCCCGCTCGGCGCCGTCATGGGCCACGACCACGCGGCCGTGTCGGACAAGCTCGAGCCGGTGGAGAACGACGACGTTGCCTCCTTCTCCGCCGAGTTCGCCTCGTGCATCGGCTCGCTCTCGGTCTCCCGCGTGGCCTCCGGCCACGCGAACTCGCTCATGTTCGAGGTGTTCTGCGAGAACGGCGCCGCGCTCTTCGACCAGCGCCGCCCCGCCGAGATCGGCCTGTTCCTCAACGAGGGCCCCTACGCCCAGAACGGCTACCGCCAGGTGATCCTCGGCCCCGACCACCCGTACATCGCCGGTGGCCTCGCGATGGACGCGCCGAGCGTCGGCTTCGGCCAGAATGACGCCTTCGGCTACCAGGCCCGCGCCTTCCTCGAGGAGGTCGCAGGGCTGTCCGAGTCCGACTCCCTCCCACGCAACGCGACGTTCGACGAGGGCGTGCGGAACATGGAGATCCTCGGCGCCGTCGCCCAGTCCGCCGCCGATTCCGGCCGCCGCGTCGAGGTGCCATCGGCGCAGAAGCCCACTGCCGCCGTCGTGCGCTGA